The sequence TCCTGCTGTACTTTAAATGTATTCACGTTTGGTTCAGCGTTGTTCAACAAACCGGATAGCAGGTGGTGGATAGAGAAATTATTCATACCGCCAGGGAACATTTCTCCCCTCTCCTGCGCACATACCTCACAAAGATGAAATTCAGTCTTTTCACCATTAACGATTTTCGTGAAATGGAGCGTGGCGGGACGCTCTTGGCATTCCTGGCACATCATATCCGCTTCCCTCCCGAGCACACATAGTTCTATACACAATATTTAATAAATAAAAATTGCAGTTAACATCGCTCGAAGAATATCTGCACGTAGACGGTCTCTAACCGGAACCGGCACAGCCGAAATAACCCTTCCGGTGGCTGCCTTCATCATATGCATTTCCCTCGGCGAGATGATTCCTTCTTCTCGCAGCCGTTCAATAATATTGTCACAGGCTGCTGACGTTATACTCTGGCCGATCGCTTCCATCAACATGTGATAAAAACGCTTATTGTCAATAATCTCAATCTTACGGATACGAATATATCCACCGCCGCCCCGTTTACTTTCTACAAGGTAGCCTTTCTCGACGGTAAACCGGGTACTGATTACGTAGTTAATCTGCGAAGGTACACACTGGAACTTATCAGCCAATTCGCTGCGCTGGATTTCCACCGACCCATCGCCTTGTTGAAGAATGCTCTTCAGATGCTGTTCAATGATGTCCGATATGTTCCGCATGCACACACCTCCTAACCGGCTTGTCTTTGACTTTGACTTTCTTTGACTATAATTATAATCACAATTATGTAAAAATGCAAGCAACCAATATTGTTATTCTTGACCTAAATTTGCATTTCTATTCTTATCTACCCTTTTTTTAGCGCTTATAACAAAAAAACCTGAAGCAAACTTTACTTCAGGTTTTCTACATAAGAATCAATTATGTGCATAATATCAGCAAACGCCGTAACACACGTGTCGGCACCGTCCAACTCTCCTTCTGTAGCGAAGCCAAAATCACAGGCGATCGTGTACAACCCGTTCACCTTGCCCGCTTCCACGTCCGAGTGACGGTCACCGACCATAATCGCATGCTTGATACAATAGTCGTTCAGTAGCCTGGAGACAAGCTCGTTCTTTGTTTTCGTCTGGAAACGTCCTGCACTGTACAAATCCGTAAATAACGGTGATAATCCCGTATGCTCTACCACGGCCTCAATATACGCTTTTTCTCCGTTGCTTACAACAAACACCGGAATTCCGTTTTCCTTGAGACGAGTCAGCGCATCGAATACCCCATCATATAGCTTTCCTTCTCCGTTCTTTAACCGTTCGATTTCGTATTCGAGCATTAATGTATTCGCTCTTTCCTTTACTTCCTGTGATGCATCGGGCATAAGCGTGTTCCAAATTTGTTCTATTGTCATGCCAAATACGTTCAAGATTTGCTCCCTGGTAGGTGTTTCCCCTTTATACACACCCTCCCGTTTCAAATTCTCGAATGCATCCTTTGCCGCAGGCAATGCTACATTTTCCGTTTGCAGCAGTGTTCCGTCCATATCAAAGAACACTGCAAGCTGAATCGTGCCTGTAGAAGATTTCAACGCTTCTGTCATCCGTTTACCTCCTTTATCATATTGAAACATATTGTAGCAGACAGTAAGCCAACACTCAAAAAAGAACCGGTGGAATCCGGTTCTTGAGCTTTAGCCAAAGCGTCCTGTAATATAATCTTCTGTACGTTTATCTTGCGGATTAGTAAAAATGGTCTCTGTTTGATCAAATTCGACCATCTCACCCAGCAAAAAGAAGGCTGTGTGGTCAGATACACGTGCAGCTTGTTGCATATTATGCGTGACAATAATGATGGTATACTTCTTCTTCAATTCAAACAACAGTTCTTCTACTTTTTGCGTAGAAATCGGATCCAGCGCAGAGGTAGGCTCATCCATCAGCACAACTTCCGGCTCTACAGCCAACGTACGAGCAATGCACAGACGCTGTTGCTGACCGCCGGATAAGCCCATAGCATTTTTGCTTAAGCGATCTTTAACCTCATTCCACAGACCAGCTTGTGTCAGGCATCGCTCCACAATTTCGTCCAGCTTCTTCTTATTTTTGAATCCGTTAATCCGAAGCCCCGCCGCTACATTATCATAAATAGACATGGTCGGAAACGGGTTCGGCTTCTGGAACACCATTCCTACCTGCTGGCGCACCGTTACCGGATCACGGTCTGGATTATAAATATTCTCGCCTTCAAGCAAAATTTCACCTTCTACTTTTGCACCTTCAATAACTTCATGCATGCGGTTAATCGCCCGTAAAAACGTTGATTTTCCACAACCGGAAGGACCGATAAACGCAGTTACCTTATTTTTTTCAATAGCCATATTAATATTTTTAATCGCATGAAAATCGCCATACCATAGATTCAGGCTTTTTGCTTCAATCATTGATCTCCACCTCGTATATTCTATCGCTTTCTAGTAACTAAACGTGCAGATACATTCAACACAAGAACAATTAGAATGAGCGTTAACGCTCCTGCCCACGCCTGAGCTTGCCATTCCGCATATGGAGAAATCGCATAATTAAATACCAGTACTGGCATCGAAGCAATCGGTTCATTGAGGGATTGATTCCAATACATGTTTCCGAAAGCTGTGAAGAGCAGCGGAGCTGTCTCTCCCGATACACGCGCCACCGCCAGCATAATGCCGGTAATAATTCCGCGCAACGCAGTGGGCAGGATTATCAGCATGATAACACGCCACTTCGGAATACCGAGTGCAAGGCCTGCCTCCCGAATATGGTTCGGTACTAGCTTCAGCATTTCTTCCGTCGTACGGGTAACCGCCGGAATCATAATAAACGCTAGGGCTACTCCTCCCGCATAGGCGGAGAAACCGCCCATCCACAATACTACGAGAGCATATACGACAATACCTACAACGATGGAAGGTACACCAAGCATGATATCTGTTAGAAATGAAACAAGTTTGCCGAAACGATTGCGTCCATACTCTGACAGGAAGACTCCTGCCATTAAGCCTACTGGTACGCCAATTAACGAGGCGAGACCAATAAGCGTGAACGTACCGACAATACCGTTGGCCATCCCGCCACCTGCTTCTCCCGGAGGTGCCGGCAGTTCTGTGAAAAATGCAACATTTAAGGCCGGTATTCCTTTTACGAGAACATATCCAAGAATGCTGAACAGGGGGGTAAGTGCCAGAATCATACTTAAGATAGTCAAACCGACCATAAAAAAGCTAAACGCACGGCGCCGACCCAGCTTGGCGTTCAGTTTATTCATTTTCTGTTCTTTGACGCTTTCCAATACACTTTCCATGTTTATTTCGCCTCCTGTATGCCTCTAGACGTTGTCCACACGAGGAAACGTGCAAAGATGTTGACCAGTAGTGTTACTGCAAACAGCAGGAACCCTATTTCAATCAATGTAGATAAGTAAATATCAGAGGAGGCTTCATTAAATTCATTAGCAATAACGCTCGCCATTGTATAGGCGGGGTCGAATATAGAATCCGGAACTTCCGGGCGATTTCCAATAACCATTGTTACAGACATCGTTTCACCAATGGCGCGACCAAGACCAATAATCATGGCGCCGAGGATGCCTGAACGCGAATACGTAAGTACAGCCGTGCGAATCATTTCCCATTTCGTTGCACCGAGGGCTAGAGCAGCTTCACGCTGTGCATCCGGCACAACCATAATCACTTCCCTAGAAATCGAGGCGATCGTCGGAATAATCATAATCGCCAGGATAACACCTGCCGTGAAAATCCCTACCCCGAAGGAAGGGCCGGCAAAGAATGGAATG comes from Aneurinibacillus migulanus and encodes:
- a CDS encoding HAD family hydrolase, with product MTEALKSSTGTIQLAVFFDMDGTLLQTENVALPAAKDAFENLKREGVYKGETPTREQILNVFGMTIEQIWNTLMPDASQEVKERANTLMLEYEIERLKNGEGKLYDGVFDALTRLKENGIPVFVVSNGEKAYIEAVVEHTGLSPLFTDLYSAGRFQTKTKNELVSRLLNDYCIKHAIMVGDRHSDVEAGKVNGLYTIACDFGFATEGELDGADTCVTAFADIMHIIDSYVENLK
- a CDS encoding CtsR family transcriptional regulator; this encodes MRNISDIIEQHLKSILQQGDGSVEIQRSELADKFQCVPSQINYVISTRFTVEKGYLVESKRGGGGYIRIRKIEIIDNKRFYHMLMEAIGQSITSAACDNIIERLREEGIISPREMHMMKAATGRVISAVPVPVRDRLRADILRAMLTAIFIY
- the pstC gene encoding phosphate ABC transporter permease subunit PstC gives rise to the protein MKKRYGDQLFKAIAYIFGCSIIAMLGLMVWEMFRGSSFALDKYGLGFLFSSSWDPVTEEFGAWPFIYGTIVSSLLALVIATPISIGIAIFLVEVAPKWFRDVVGFLIELLAAIPSIVYGLWGIFVLGPIIREYVAPVFINTLGKFIPFFAGPSFGVGIFTAGVILAIMIIPTIASISREVIMVVPDAQREAALALGATKWEMIRTAVLTYSRSGILGAMIIGLGRAIGETMSVTMVIGNRPEVPDSIFDPAYTMASVIANEFNEASSDIYLSTLIEIGFLLFAVTLLVNIFARFLVWTTSRGIQEAK
- the pstB gene encoding phosphate ABC transporter ATP-binding protein PstB, producing the protein MIEAKSLNLWYGDFHAIKNINMAIEKNKVTAFIGPSGCGKSTFLRAINRMHEVIEGAKVEGEILLEGENIYNPDRDPVTVRQQVGMVFQKPNPFPTMSIYDNVAAGLRINGFKNKKKLDEIVERCLTQAGLWNEVKDRLSKNAMGLSGGQQQRLCIARTLAVEPEVVLMDEPTSALDPISTQKVEELLFELKKKYTIIIVTHNMQQAARVSDHTAFFLLGEMVEFDQTETIFTNPQDKRTEDYITGRFG
- the pstA gene encoding phosphate ABC transporter permease PstA — protein: MESVLESVKEQKMNKLNAKLGRRRAFSFFMVGLTILSMILALTPLFSILGYVLVKGIPALNVAFFTELPAPPGEAGGGMANGIVGTFTLIGLASLIGVPVGLMAGVFLSEYGRNRFGKLVSFLTDIMLGVPSIVVGIVVYALVVLWMGGFSAYAGGVALAFIMIPAVTRTTEEMLKLVPNHIREAGLALGIPKWRVIMLIILPTALRGIITGIMLAVARVSGETAPLLFTAFGNMYWNQSLNEPIASMPVLVFNYAISPYAEWQAQAWAGALTLILIVLVLNVSARLVTRKR